Proteins found in one bacterium genomic segment:
- a CDS encoding CAP domain-containing protein, protein MRRYSAIIFSIFPFFLLTAQEYSFTENSFENIPGRTTVEARIAELVNAHRQKIGLPPLQYDQHLQSAARQHSNEMFDLNYFAHTSPTLGIKDPQDRVYQTGLTDFAVGENVAVNSIGSSDDQIAERFMEQWLNSPGHRANIERIDFTHIGVGVLLHKDSSVTDTVINKLRTKFKTYHVSNYATQVFSNRNFTFSKLNVQLLKKKFLTINTVFQSDRGMLLTINGNSQTFDSDKGRVTIVAEWPVDGPLDISIAYAENYHTNEYVIFFQYKLADENLLGLRNRLTATKFSTLQCDIKLKEQEKFWLVGKGEIEFPIDNASMIVYVNETQSFPIPIRQGAFDFAFPLLTNKAFKIEWAYGSGQQKAVKNRLWIDLDEIKNNDERKVFRKMSQN, encoded by the coding sequence ATGCGCCGGTATAGTGCGATCATCTTTTCGATTTTTCCTTTTTTTCTTTTGACCGCCCAGGAATATTCTTTCACCGAAAACAGTTTCGAAAACATTCCCGGTCGCACAACGGTTGAAGCCAGGATCGCCGAACTTGTTAATGCTCACCGGCAAAAAATCGGCTTGCCGCCGCTTCAATACGATCAACACCTCCAATCCGCCGCCCGTCAACATTCCAATGAAATGTTTGATTTGAATTATTTTGCCCACACTTCACCCACCCTAGGCATTAAAGACCCTCAAGATCGCGTGTATCAAACCGGGCTTACGGATTTTGCCGTCGGCGAAAACGTCGCGGTCAATAGTATCGGCAGCTCAGATGACCAAATCGCCGAACGTTTTATGGAGCAATGGCTCAATAGCCCTGGCCATCGTGCCAATATTGAACGTATCGATTTTACCCACATCGGTGTCGGCGTACTTCTGCACAAAGACAGTTCCGTTACCGATACGGTGATCAACAAACTTCGTACAAAATTCAAAACGTACCACGTTTCGAATTATGCAACGCAGGTGTTCAGTAATCGAAATTTTACTTTTTCTAAACTAAACGTTCAATTGCTGAAGAAAAAATTTCTTACCATCAACACTGTATTTCAATCCGATCGAGGTATGCTTCTGACTATCAACGGTAATTCTCAAACTTTCGATTCGGATAAAGGCCGTGTTACGATAGTTGCTGAATGGCCAGTCGACGGTCCATTGGACATTTCGATTGCATACGCAGAAAATTATCATACCAATGAATACGTGATATTTTTCCAATATAAATTAGCTGACGAAAATCTCCTGGGCTTGCGTAACCGATTAACGGCAACGAAATTTTCGACGCTGCAATGTGACATCAAATTGAAAGAGCAAGAAAAATTTTGGCTGGTGGGGAAAGGCGAAATTGAATTTCCGATTGATAATGCATCCATGATCGTCTATGTTAATGAAACTCAATCGTTTCCCATACCTATACGCCAGGGGGCTTTTGATTTTGCATTTCCATTGCTGACGAATAAAGCTTTTAAAATTGAATGGGCTTATGGATCCGGACAACAAAAAGCGGTTAAGAATCGCTTGTGGATCGATCTGGATGAAATAAAAAACAATGATGAACGCAAGGTTTTCAGGAAGATGTCTCAGAATTAA
- the ruvA gene encoding Holliday junction branch migration protein RuvA: MIAYLKGIIAEKNPTRTVLDVNGVGYEVLIPVSSYEKLGTIGESVQLLTYLHVREDIMQLFGFSTPDEREVFLLLISVSGIGPKSALGILSSVALPDFKKAIAQEDYNLLTAVPGIGKKTAQRLVVELKEKVAKISTSDEGTRAPIVRSATDTTDEAMMALMSLGYAKAVAEKSITRALRENPGKEFSLQELIKAALRFATAG, translated from the coding sequence ATGATCGCTTATTTAAAAGGTATCATCGCTGAAAAAAATCCGACCCGAACTGTATTAGACGTCAATGGCGTCGGGTATGAAGTTTTGATTCCGGTCAGCAGCTATGAAAAGCTCGGTACCATCGGAGAATCGGTACAACTGCTGACGTATCTGCATGTCCGTGAAGACATCATGCAATTATTCGGCTTTTCAACTCCGGATGAGCGTGAAGTTTTTCTTCTGCTCATTTCGGTCTCAGGAATCGGGCCAAAATCAGCCCTCGGAATACTTTCCAGCGTGGCGCTCCCCGACTTCAAGAAAGCTATTGCTCAGGAAGATTATAATCTCTTGACAGCCGTGCCGGGCATTGGGAAAAAAACCGCCCAGCGTTTAGTCGTTGAACTCAAAGAAAAAGTTGCCAAAATCAGTACGTCCGATGAAGGAACTCGTGCGCCGATCGTACGTAGCGCGACCGATACAACCGATGAAGCTATGATGGCCTTGATGTCGTTAGGCTATGCCAAAGCAGTTGCAGAAAAATCCATTACCCGTGCCTTGCGTGAAAATCCTGGAAAAGAATTTTCATTGCAAGAACTTATCAAGGCTGCGTTACGTTTTGCAACAGCAGGTTAG